The genomic region GTGTTGCCCAGCCACATCAATTCTTTCGTCAGGTGATGTGGCGCACATCGGCCGGTTGGGTTTCCGATGGGATGGTCTTTTTCCGACCAAAAGGATGATGCAAGTTCCCCAAAGGCTGTGATTTGGTAGAGCAAGTCAGCTTCCGGTAGGGAGGCGCCCCGGCAATATCTGCTTTTGGGCCAAATGACGCTAAACATACCGTCTGTGCTTATACCTGAAAATAACCTGGCCAGGAGGTCCGCGGCCGATGGCTTTGCCCGCAATGAAACGCTTCTTCCGGTGGCTCGCATCCTGGCGACTTGAACTGGCCGATGGGGAGGGGCTGGGCAAGAATGAGTGTTCTGACTGCGGACACGACTCTGGGGGAACGGCGGAAAACCTCTATTGGCTCGCCGCACTAAATGGAATCCCAGTCGAAACCATGCGTGCAACAGAGGAGCGAAGCAAGGACGACCGTTGCGGCTGCACAAACGATGCACACATCAGATACCGAATTCTAAATCCCTGCCTTAACCCAGTTCCCTAAGCTGAGCTACCACCGGTGTTCGCTCCACCAGGGCAAATACCGCAAAGACCGAGTACCGCCCCCACAGCCAGGGACAATCCTGATGGGCTATCCACCGCTACTGCTGCTGAGGGAGCTTTCCCGATGGCTCCCGATTTCCAGCCGTGGATAACCCGGATTGACCCCAACCATGGACAGCCCGCGTGGTCACCTTAAGCATTGGCTAACAACACCCGATTTAGAACAGGCCCGCGGGCGGTTCCTCACAGGGGTAGAGGGGCGAGTTTGGAGCGGTGCCCGTCGTCCAGGGTGCAGCCCTTGAACGGCCCGTCAGTTGAGAGCAGAACAGGCATGTGGTGGTCTGCGTGGTCGCGCCACCACACGCTCATCCCCGTGGTGCCGTCCAAGCGCAGGAACTCCCAGGCACGCCACAGCGCTTCGAGGCGGCTGATCGCTTCGGCGTGCTTCCACCACTGCGGGCACCAGGTCACACCGCCCTGCACGTTGAGTTGCCGGCGGTAGGTGTTTGCAAGCTTTTGCTGACGAATTCGGCCACGTTCGGGTAGAACAGCTCAGGGGCGTCCGAGTCCTCCTCGGCGGGCTCGGCGGGGGCTGCGGTGTCCTCCAGCTCGTCGTCCCACTCCCCCAGGCCCTCACTCATTGGGAGGCCCCCGCGGTGATCCACCGGTTGCCGGCCGCGGCCGCCGGCTTGTTCGCGGGTCATATGCGGTGATAGCGGTCCTCGCGGCAAGCCTGGATGATGACGCTGCACGTGAAGAGGAGCTAGTCAAAGCGTTTCTCCGAAGGCGCGTGGATGGACTGGTTCTGACCCCGGTCGCCAAAAGCCAGGGGTACCTGCCGGAACATTCCAAGGACCTTCCGATGGTCTTCATCGACAGGGAACCGGTCGGCATCGATGCCGATGCAGTCGTAAGCGACAACGCCGCTGGCGCGGCCAAGGCCGCCGCGCACCTGATTTCCCAAGGCCACACCAAACTCGCCTACCTAGGTGGCCGCACGGACATCCAGACCGCCCGGGAACGGCGCCACGGCTTTATTAACGAGTTGGGCCGCGCAGGTATTTCGACCGACACAATTCCCTTCCTGGAAGGACTCCGCAGTGAGGAATCAGCACGGAAGGCGGCAAGAGAGCTACTCACGGGTGCTGAACCGCCGACGGCCATCTTCTCTGCACAGATTTTGGTGACCTTCGGTGTAATGCGGGCGTTACAGGAACTGGGGCTGAACCGGGCTGTAGCCTTGGTCGGATTCGGCGACTTCACCCTCTCTGACATGATGAACCCCGGTATAACCGTCGTCGCCCAGCACCCCGAGCACCTGGGTAGAGTAGCCGCAGAGCGGATTTTGGCCCGCATCAACGGAGACCGACAGGAACCGCGAACTTACACCATCCCCTCTGAGCTGATTCTCCGAGGGTCTGGGGAAGTTCCGCCGCCCCGCCCTAATCGGCGACTGCACTATGCCAAACTCTGACGACAGCAGGTCCCCCGGACAACGCTAACTACCGCCCTGGTCGCCGCTTCAGCCCACGGCGACCGTGCTCGTCCACATGCGTATCTCGACGCCGAGGGAAAAACACGACAAGCCCCCAACAGCGTCTATCGGGTTGAGGTACACCCCACACTGACATCAAACGATCCAAGTATCTTGGCCTGCTCCAATAAAGGCCATAGAGCTCAATCCGACAGGTTGAGGGTTTGGAGGCTCAGGTGGCTGGTCAGCGGATCGGGTACGTGCGCGTCAGCACGCTGGACCAGAACGAGAAACGGCAGCTCGAAGGCCAGGTTCTGGACCGGGTCTTTACGGACAAAGCCTCGGCAGGGACACGTTCAGACCGGAGCTGACTGAGTTGCTGCGGTTCGCCCGTAACGGGGACACCGTGGCGGTGCACAGCATGGACCCGCTCGCCCGCAACCTCGATGACCTGCGTGCTCTCGTCCAGGGCCTCACACGCAAAGGGGTCCGGGTGGAGTTCGTCAAAGAGAGCCTGGTCTTCACTGGCGAGGACTCCCCCATGGCCAACCTGATGCTCTCGGTGATGGGGGCCTTCGCCGAATTCGAACGCTCCCTGATTCGGGAGCGGCAGAGGGAAGGCATAGCCCTGGCCCGGCAGCGCGGCGCCTACAAAGGACGGAAGAAGACCCTCACACCGGAACGGGCGGCCGAACTGGTCCAGAGGGCAGCGCATGGAATCCCCAAATCCGCCCTCGCCAGCGACTACGGCATCAGCCGGGAATCGGTGTACCAGTACCAGCGCCAAGCCAAGCTTGGGTGAAGCCCTCCGCTACTGACCTGCCGCTGACGCAACAACAACCACACCAGCTTGAGGAATCTCCATTATCGGCGCTTCCGAGTAGGGGTCCTTCAGCGCGTCCATTTGCGGGCGGAGGGTTTCGCTGCGAGCGGCTCTTGACGTGTGCGGGTAGTCACATCTATCGTTGACCCTAATCCTTTAGGTAACGCGATAGGAACTCCGCGAAACCTTTCCCTAATCGATTAGAAAGCAGTCGCGAAATGGCGAAGAAGCCCACGCTGCGGGACTTGAGCGAAGCCACAGGCCTTTCTTCCTATACGGTTTCGCGCGCCCTGAGTAACGGCGCGGATGTCTCCGATGCGAGCCGGAAGCTGGTGTTGAAGGCTGCCCGGGAGCTGGGTTACGTCCCGAACCGTGCCGCGCAGGAGCTCCGCAAGAAATCGCGCAGTTCGATCGCAGTCATCACCGCGAGCACGTCGAACTACTACTACCTGGACCTGATGAAGGGCATTCAGCGGGTTCTGCGGGGATCCAGCCGAAATGCCGTTGTGGCCGACATTGCAGCAGAAGGTGTCTACACACCCGAGGTGGAAGATGCCATCGTTCAAGATCTGATCCAGTCACGCACGGCCGGCATTATCACTACCCTGACCCTGAGCATGCAGAACGTTAAGCTCCTGGAAAGCTGGGACATTCCCGTGGTTTTCGTGGACTCGGCACCGCCGGAGGACGCGACACAAGTCCCGAGCATCCTCACAGACAACTTTGCGGCGAGCATGAAAGCGGGGGCGCATTTGGCCCGGCACGGGTATGCGGATTGGCTCTTCCTGGCCTATCCGGGCCGCTGGTCCACGCGTGCCGAGCGGGAGCGCGGGCTTCGTGAGGCGGCGGCCAAGCACGGGGCTGTACTGCAGGTGCTGGAGACGGAGAACGACGCCGACTCGGCATACCGGACACTGTCCGCCTATTTGGATACACCCGGCCGGGCCCTGCCCAGGGCGATCATCGCCGGAAACAACCCCCTGCTCCACGGCGTCCTCACCGTGCTCCGACAGCGCGGAATTGCTGTCCCCACCCAGGTGGCTCTCATAGCGTTTGACGAGTTTGCCTGGGCTCCCCTGCTGGATCCCCCGCTGACAGTGGTGGATGAGGACAGCGAATCAATCGGCGTTCTGGCCGCACAGACGCTGACCCGAATCCTGGACGGGCAGCTGGAGGCCGAGCGGCGGGGCGAGTCACCGGTGCCCGACTACCGTCCCGAGGACCGCCGGGAGGTGAACGCGGACTTAATCGTGCGACAGTCATGCGGATGCTGAGCCCCAGCTCCCCCATGACCAAAAGCAACTGACCTCACCGGCACGTGGCTCGGCTGGTGGCCTCGACGGAAAGCCTGTCCTGGTTTCCACGCGCTGGGTCTGACAACGCAACGGGGCCCTGCCCGCCCCGACACAAGCCCCTTGCTTTTGGTACTCCAAAGCGTACCGGCAAGGTTTGGTTCCGGCGGAGCCGACCCGCAGAGCTCCGTCCCCCACGGGAACTGACCCGACAGCCCCGGTCTTCGCATCGAAGCGAGCCGGCGCAACCTCCACTACCAATTCCATCGACCGCGTTTTTCACGGATCTGGCCGGCCGTCACGGCCTCGCCGGTTCCGGTTCAAAGGAGATCCGAAAATGAATCAGCTCGTCAAGAAGTCGGCAGTTTTCACCGCCGCCGCGACACTGGCCGCGCTCAGCCTGACGTCCTGCAGTTCTGGCGACACCCAGGCCGGTACCAACAAGCCGACGAAGATCGAGAAGATCGGCCTCATGGTCCAGGACATGTCCAACCCGTTCTTTTCCGCGATGGACAAGGGAGCCAAGGAGGCCGCCGCGAAGATCGGCGCCACCGCCAACACCCAGGACGCGCAGCTTGATCTGGCGAATCAGAATACCCAGATTGACACGTTCATCCAGCAGGGCGTGAACCTGATTGTCATCAGCGCCGTGGACGAAAACGGCATCCAGCCCGCGATTGAGCGGGCGAAGCAGGCGGGCATCATTGTCATCGCCGTGGACACCCCGGCCAAGAGCGCGGACGCCGTGGTGATGACCAATGCAGTCCAGGCCGGCGAAAAATCCTGCCAGTACCTGTTCGAGCAGATGGGAGGAAAGGGCAATGTTCTCTTGGTGGACGGAACCCCGCTCCAGACGATCCGTGACCGCATCACCGGCTGCAAGAACGTCGTGAAGAAGTTCCCTGATATCAAAGTTGTCGGGCAGCAGGCCTCCAAGAACGACCGGGCCTCCGGCCTCGCCGTGACCACGGACATGCTCACTGCTACCCCTGACGTTCAGGGCATCTTCGGCATGAACGACCCGTCCGCCCTCGGTGCGGTTCTGGCGGTCCAGCAGGCCCACAAGGCGGGGACCGTAAAGGTCACCGGTGTGGACGGCAGCCCGGAGGCGGTGGCGGAACTGAAGCAGTCCGGGTCGCCGTTCATCGGAACCGCAACCCAGAATCCTGCCGAAATGGTCCGCAAGGCCGTCGAAATCGCGCAGAACATCATCGACAACAAGCCCCCGGCGGAGAGCACGATCCTGATCCCCAGCGAGCTCGTGACCCGTGAGACCGTCAGCCAGTACAAGGGCTGGTAAGGCTCCCTGCTGCCGTGTGGGGTCGCTCGGCTCCCGCAGCGGCCCCACACAACCGGACTAAGAATAGGCCGTCATGACTACAACAACCTCCCGCCAGCCGCTGCTGCAGCTGGAAGGCATCACAAAGCGCTTCGGCGCCACGCTCGCTCTCAATAACGTCCACTTCGACCTGCGTGCAGGTGAAGTGCATGCTTTGATGGGCGAGAACGGAGCTGGTAAATCCACCCTGATGAAGATCTTGGCGGGGAACGTAGCCCGCGATTCCGGACGTATCCTGATGGATGGCACCGAAATCGACATCCGCTCCCCGCATGAGGCCGTTGCCCACGGCATAGCCATCATCCATCAGGAGCTGAACACGGTCCCGGCGATGACAGTTGCCGAGAATTTGGCCCTCGGACGGGAACCTTCGACCAAGTTCGGGGCCTTGGACCGTCGCGCCATGATCGTCCAGGCCCGTGAGAAGCTCGCCCGGGTCGGGGCACGGATTGATCCGCGCACTGAGCTCGGCCAGCTCAGTGTGGGCATGCAACAGATGGTTGAAATCGCCAGGGCCGTCAGCGAGAACGCCAGGATCCTGGTACTCGATGAACCAACAGCGGCCCTCTCACGCAGTGAAACCCTCCACCTTTTCCAGATCATCAACGAGCTGCGAGATGCAGGTGTCGGGCTCGTGTACATCTCCCACCGGATGGAAGAGGTCTGGGAGCTCGCGGACCGTGTGACCGTCTTCCGCGACGGAACGTACGTCGGCACCCGGGGAAAGACCGAGATCAGCCCGCCCGACGTCGTCCGGATGATGGTCGGACGCAACCTCGAGGACCTCTACCACCACGACCGGCACAGCCCGGGAGACGTCATGCTGGAGGTCAAGGAACTCACCGACGGTGCCGGCATCGGGCCGGTCAGCTTCCAAGTACGGTCGGGCGAGGTCGTCGCCCTGTCCGGGCTCATCGGGGCCGGCCGCACCGAAACGGCCCGGATGATCTTTGGCGCCGACAGGCCCCGCGGCGGCACCGTCACCGTCAAAGGCAAAGCGGCACTGGCCTCCAGCCCGGCCCAGGCGATCGCCCGGGGAATCGCAATGGTCCCCGAGGACCGCAAGGACCAGGCCTTGTTCGTCTCCCACACCGTCGAGGACAACATCGCTGTCAGTTCCCTTGGCGGCCACGTGAACGCCGGCGTGCTTCAACGGACCCGAATACGGAACGCGGTGAAAAAGCAGATGGAACGCCTGCACCTGCGGCAGAACGCCCTGCGCCTGCCGGTCAGCGCGCTTTCGGGCGGCAACCAGCAAAAAGCGGTTCTGGCCCGGTGGCTGATGCGCGAATCCGATGTGCTGATCCTGGACGAACCCACGAGGGGCGTAGACATCGGCGCGAAAAGCGAAATCTATGAAGTCATCAACGACCTCGCCAAGGCCGGCAAGGCCATCCTGGTCATTTCCTCGGACCTTCCCGAAGCGATCGGCATCAGCGACCGGCTCCTCGTGATGCGCTCCGGACGGATCGTCCAGGAACTCAACTCACGCACCGCCAGCGAAGAGGACGTCATGTCCCACGCAACCGGAACAGCAGCACAGACAAACGGAGAATTCCATGACTAACCAGGCTCTGAACAACCCACAGGGCGCCGGCATCCGGCCAGAGGCCACACCTGCCACCGCCCGCAGCTTTGACTTTGCCTACTGGTGGGACCGCGTCGGCATCCTCGTGGTCCTGATCGCCCTCGTTGCCTTAATGGTCGTCATCGCCCCTAACTTCGCGAGCGTCAACAACCTGCTGAACATTGCCCGGTCGATCTCGATCAACGCGATCCTGGCGGCCGGAATGACATTCGTCATTCTCGCGGCCGGAATCGACCTTTCTGTCGGTTCCATTCTGGCCGTCTCCGGTGTCGCATCGGTCATGACAGGCATTGCAGGACTGCCCGCACCCGTCGCGATCCTGGTCGGTGTTGTGACAGGGGCCGTCGCGGGTTTGATCAACGGCCTGCTCAGCGCCTACCTGGCACTGGCCGCCTTCATCGTTACCCTCGGCACCATGACCTTCCTTCGAGGCCTGGCCTACACCATGACCGACGGGCAACCCATCGTCTCCAACACACTCAGTTTCCGGGACATCGGCAACGGGTACATGGCGGGCATCCCGGTGCCCGTGGTGATCATGATCATCGTCTACGTCGCAGCGTGGTTCGTCCTTGAGCGCACCCGCTATGGCCGGCACGTCTACGCCGTGGGCGGCAACGCCGAAGCCGCCCGGCTGGCAGGCATCAACGTCAAACGCGTCATCACTTCCGTCTATGTCATCGCCGGCATCTGCGCCGGGCTCGCCGGTGTCATCTTCTCCGCCCGGGTGGTCTCCGCCCAGCCGACAGCCGGCACCGGCTACGAGCTGGACGCGATCGCCGCAGTTGTCCTGGGCGGCACAAGCCTCGTCGGCGGACGCGGACGGATCTACGGCACACTGATCGGCTCCATCATTCTCGGTGTCCTCAGCACCGGACTGATCCTGATGAATGTCCAGTTCTTCACCCAACTGCTGATCAAGGGCCTCGTCATCATCCTCGCGGTGGCAATCGACAGCCTGAAACAACGCACACTGCGCCTGCCCTGGTCCAGGGCCATCGCCGCCCAGACACCTGCATAAGAGCACGCCCGACGAAACCGGCAGCCACATCCTGCCTGCCGGACGGGACAACCCGGCCACTTCCCAAAAGTGGCCGGTTCTAGCCCCACGCCCATAACTTGAGAGGAAAAAGCCCGTGGCAATGCCCACCATCGCCATCAAGGACGGCCTTCCCGGCCGCCGAATCAACGAACCAGTGACCTTCACCATCGACGGAGAATTTACCGAAAACCTCTGGACAGCAACTACCAGTGCCG from Arthrobacter globiformis harbors:
- a CDS encoding ABC transporter substrate-binding protein; translated protein: MNQLVKKSAVFTAAATLAALSLTSCSSGDTQAGTNKPTKIEKIGLMVQDMSNPFFSAMDKGAKEAAAKIGATANTQDAQLDLANQNTQIDTFIQQGVNLIVISAVDENGIQPAIERAKQAGIIVIAVDTPAKSADAVVMTNAVQAGEKSCQYLFEQMGGKGNVLLVDGTPLQTIRDRITGCKNVVKKFPDIKVVGQQASKNDRASGLAVTTDMLTATPDVQGIFGMNDPSALGAVLAVQQAHKAGTVKVTGVDGSPEAVAELKQSGSPFIGTATQNPAEMVRKAVEIAQNIIDNKPPAESTILIPSELVTRETVSQYKGW
- a CDS encoding ABC transporter permease subunit, producing the protein MTNQALNNPQGAGIRPEATPATARSFDFAYWWDRVGILVVLIALVALMVVIAPNFASVNNLLNIARSISINAILAAGMTFVILAAGIDLSVGSILAVSGVASVMTGIAGLPAPVAILVGVVTGAVAGLINGLLSAYLALAAFIVTLGTMTFLRGLAYTMTDGQPIVSNTLSFRDIGNGYMAGIPVPVVIMIIVYVAAWFVLERTRYGRHVYAVGGNAEAARLAGINVKRVITSVYVIAGICAGLAGVIFSARVVSAQPTAGTGYELDAIAAVVLGGTSLVGGRGRIYGTLIGSIILGVLSTGLILMNVQFFTQLLIKGLVIILAVAIDSLKQRTLRLPWSRAIAAQTPA
- a CDS encoding substrate-binding domain-containing protein, whose translation is MIAVLAASLDDDAAREEELVKAFLRRRVDGLVLTPVAKSQGYLPEHSKDLPMVFIDREPVGIDADAVVSDNAAGAAKAAAHLISQGHTKLAYLGGRTDIQTARERRHGFINELGRAGISTDTIPFLEGLRSEESARKAARELLTGAEPPTAIFSAQILVTFGVMRALQELGLNRAVALVGFGDFTLSDMMNPGITVVAQHPEHLGRVAAERILARINGDRQEPRTYTIPSELILRGSGEVPPPRPNRRLHYAKL
- a CDS encoding DUF4913 domain-containing protein translates to MTWCPQWWKHAEAISRLEALWRAWEFLRLDGTTGMSVWWRDHADHHMPVLLSTDGPFKGCTLDDGHRSKLAPLPL
- a CDS encoding LacI family DNA-binding transcriptional regulator → MAKKPTLRDLSEATGLSSYTVSRALSNGADVSDASRKLVLKAARELGYVPNRAAQELRKKSRSSIAVITASTSNYYYLDLMKGIQRVLRGSSRNAVVADIAAEGVYTPEVEDAIVQDLIQSRTAGIITTLTLSMQNVKLLESWDIPVVFVDSAPPEDATQVPSILTDNFAASMKAGAHLARHGYADWLFLAYPGRWSTRAERERGLREAAAKHGAVLQVLETENDADSAYRTLSAYLDTPGRALPRAIIAGNNPLLHGVLTVLRQRGIAVPTQVALIAFDEFAWAPLLDPPLTVVDEDSESIGVLAAQTLTRILDGQLEAERRGESPVPDYRPEDRREVNADLIVRQSCGC
- a CDS encoding sugar ABC transporter ATP-binding protein gives rise to the protein MTTTTSRQPLLQLEGITKRFGATLALNNVHFDLRAGEVHALMGENGAGKSTLMKILAGNVARDSGRILMDGTEIDIRSPHEAVAHGIAIIHQELNTVPAMTVAENLALGREPSTKFGALDRRAMIVQAREKLARVGARIDPRTELGQLSVGMQQMVEIARAVSENARILVLDEPTAALSRSETLHLFQIINELRDAGVGLVYISHRMEEVWELADRVTVFRDGTYVGTRGKTEISPPDVVRMMVGRNLEDLYHHDRHSPGDVMLEVKELTDGAGIGPVSFQVRSGEVVALSGLIGAGRTETARMIFGADRPRGGTVTVKGKAALASSPAQAIARGIAMVPEDRKDQALFVSHTVEDNIAVSSLGGHVNAGVLQRTRIRNAVKKQMERLHLRQNALRLPVSALSGGNQQKAVLARWLMRESDVLILDEPTRGVDIGAKSEIYEVINDLAKAGKAILVISSDLPEAIGISDRLLVMRSGRIVQELNSRTASEEDVMSHATGTAAQTNGEFHD